CCCGTCGCGCACCGCGGGCAGCTCGGCCCAGCCCTTGCGCGCGGTATAGCCCGCGAGCCGTTTCTGCGCCTCGGCCGGGTCGATGCCGACGCCCATCACCAGCGCCGACGGGTTCTGCGTCAGCTCGGTTTCGCGACCGGCCAGAACCACCACCTCGGGCTGCGCCGTCAGGATCTGTTCCTCGCTCAGCGGCCCCCAGTTGTCGATCACCGGCGCGGCGATGTTGTCGCCCCCCGCCAGCGTCGCCAGCGCCCCCCACATGCTCTTGCCAAAGCTGTTGCCGATCTCCTCGGGGCCCTTGTTGGCGAATTCGACATAGACGCGCGGCTTCGGCAGCCCGGCCTTGGCCAGCCGCTCCGAGACCATGTCCACCGTGCCCTGATAGAGCGCCGAAAGCTCGGCCGCGCGGTCGGTGCGGCCGGTGATCTGGCCCAGCAGCTCGGTCGATTTCGCATGCCGCGCCGGGTCTTCGGCGTTGTAATCGACGACGACGATATCGACGCCCGCTTCGTTCAGCCGGTCCTCGTCCGAGCCGAGCGCCTGATATTGCCAATCCGCCAGCACCACCACATCGGGGTTCAGCGACAGCGTCTTTTCGACCGAAAAGGTGCCGACCTCGAATTCGCCGACATCGGCGATGGTCTCGATCTGCGGCATCGCGGTCTTGAACAGCGTCCAGTTCGTCGGGGTCCAGCCCTCCCAGGCCTCGCGCGAGAGGCCGACGACCTTGTCGAAGCTTTCGGTGCCGCCGACGGCGATGTAATCGGTGAAATAAAGCCCCAGCACCACGCGTTCGGCGGGCAGGTTGACCTCGACCTTGCGGCCCAGAACATCGGTGAGGGTGGTTTCGGCGGCCTGCGCCGAGAGGGTGGCAAGGCCGGAAACGGCAAGACCGAGCGCGATGCGGCGCGCCAGAACATGGAATGACATCTTTTCCCCGGATCTGATGAACGGAACTGGCTGCCCCTCGGGGTGGCTGGCGTGCTTCTCGCTTGCACGATAAAAAGAGTCAACAATTTTCGCCCTGTGGCAGAGGACGGGGGCGGGGCGCTCTCAGCCCTCGGCCGGGGGCCTGCGCCGGGCCTCGGTCGGGGTGATGCCGGAGCGGTTGCGCAGCGCGGTGGCGAAATTCGCCGCGCTGCCATAGCCCGCCAGATGCGCCGCCCGGGTGACGCTGGCGCCGCCGCGCAGCGAC
This DNA window, taken from Rhodobacter capsulatus SB 1003, encodes the following:
- a CDS encoding ABC transporter substrate-binding protein, which translates into the protein MSFHVLARRIALGLAVSGLATLSAQAAETTLTDVLGRKVEVNLPAERVVLGLYFTDYIAVGGTESFDKVVGLSREAWEGWTPTNWTLFKTAMPQIETIADVGEFEVGTFSVEKTLSLNPDVVVLADWQYQALGSDEDRLNEAGVDIVVVDYNAEDPARHAKSTELLGQITGRTDRAAELSALYQGTVDMVSERLAKAGLPKPRVYVEFANKGPEEIGNSFGKSMWGALATLAGGDNIAAPVIDNWGPLSEEQILTAQPEVVVLAGRETELTQNPSALVMGVGIDPAEAQKRLAGYTARKGWAELPAVRDGRVHAVYQGASRTIADYAMIQVFAKVLYPQVFADLDPEAAYRDFWKTYLPVAPEGTFALTLAK